From Lolium perenne isolate Kyuss_39 chromosome 5, Kyuss_2.0, whole genome shotgun sequence, a single genomic window includes:
- the LOC127301778 gene encoding uncharacterized protein isoform X1 — protein sequence METVQERELLQLQLQGWPSFHAMPASFDAGSGYTYSGSSNSSVGGDGFLLGWEPPFGCFVAADAQLHDLFPLCMESLPVTPAATSTAHPTEASHGAAATPTGELGDFFLQNFWDATGAYDEQPVAISSSCVDLQLEHEKGATATTNNNPFLYDDDDDDPLGSIFFPKRPTLPTVPVQQAPAEEPQLSSSSSSSHGDTGPHASDVGGAPTQDVSTNSGPSGAPAPPPCSSSLKRATPEASESTEAECSQSGGGGGKRHKATPTTRVLCPFAVLKPDGLDGGATLADINARILMRPARPVRHPVGEFACAPRALAVDVPGISGRAVSGFARLHTPGRGTITIMRTRG from the exons ATGGAGACAGTCCAGGAAAGAGAGCTGCTGCAGCTGCAGCTGCAGGGCTGGCCTTCTTTCCACGCCATGCCGGCCAGCTTCGACGCCGGCAGCGGCTACACCTACagcggcagcagcaacagcagcgtCGGCGGCGACGGGTTCCTGCTCGGATGGGAGCCTCCGTTCGGGtgcttcgtcgccgccgacgcgcAGCTCCACGACCTCTTCCCCCTCT GCATGGAGTCGCTGCCGGTGACGCCGGCCGCGACGTCGACGGCCCACCCGACGGAGGCGTCGCATGGCGCGGCGGCGACGCCCACCGGGGAGCTCGGCGACTTCTTCCTG CAGAATTTCTGGGACGCCACCGGCGCCTACGACGAACAGCCGGTCGCCATCAGCTCCAGCTGCGTCGACCTGCAGCTGGAGCACGAGAAGGGTGCCACGGCCACCACTAACAACAACCCATTCCTAT acgatgatgacgacgacgatcctCTGGGCTCGATCTTCTTCCCCAAGAGGCCCACCTTGCCAACGGTGCCCGTGCAACAGGCCCCGGCGGAGGAGCCGCAGCTCAGTTCCTCGTCCTCCAGCAGCCACGGCGACACGGGCCCACACGCCAGCGACGTCGGCGGGGCCCCGACGCAGGACGTCTCCACCAACTCCGGGCCAAGTGGCGCGCCGGCCCCGCCTCCCTGCTCCTCCTCGTTGAAACGCGCGACACCGGAAG CGTCGGAGTCGACGGAGGCGGAGTGCAGccagagcggcggcggcggcggcaagcgGCATAAGGCGACGCCGACGACGCGAGTCCTGTGCCCGTTCGCGGTGCTGAAGCCCGACGGGCTCGACGGCGGCGCCACGCTCGCGGACATCAACGCGCGCATCCTCATGCGGCCGGCGCGGCCCGTGCGCCACCCCGTTGGCGAGTTCGCATGCGCGCCGCGCGCGCTCGCCGTCGACGTGCCGGGCATCTCCGGCAGGGCCGTCTCGGGGTTCGCCAGGCTGCACACACCAGGACGAGGCACCATTACCATCATGAGGACGCGGGGATAG
- the LOC127301778 gene encoding uncharacterized protein isoform X2 translates to METVQERELLQLQLQGWPSFHAMPASFDAGSGYTYSGSSNSSVGGDGFLLGWEPPFGCFVAADAQLHDLFPLCMESLPVTPAATSTAHPTEASHGAAATPTGELGDFFLNFWDATGAYDEQPVAISSSCVDLQLEHEKGATATTNNNPFLYDDDDDDPLGSIFFPKRPTLPTVPVQQAPAEEPQLSSSSSSSHGDTGPHASDVGGAPTQDVSTNSGPSGAPAPPPCSSSLKRATPEASESTEAECSQSGGGGGKRHKATPTTRVLCPFAVLKPDGLDGGATLADINARILMRPARPVRHPVGEFACAPRALAVDVPGISGRAVSGFARLHTPGRGTITIMRTRG, encoded by the exons ATGGAGACAGTCCAGGAAAGAGAGCTGCTGCAGCTGCAGCTGCAGGGCTGGCCTTCTTTCCACGCCATGCCGGCCAGCTTCGACGCCGGCAGCGGCTACACCTACagcggcagcagcaacagcagcgtCGGCGGCGACGGGTTCCTGCTCGGATGGGAGCCTCCGTTCGGGtgcttcgtcgccgccgacgcgcAGCTCCACGACCTCTTCCCCCTCT GCATGGAGTCGCTGCCGGTGACGCCGGCCGCGACGTCGACGGCCCACCCGACGGAGGCGTCGCATGGCGCGGCGGCGACGCCCACCGGGGAGCTCGGCGACTTCTTCCTG AATTTCTGGGACGCCACCGGCGCCTACGACGAACAGCCGGTCGCCATCAGCTCCAGCTGCGTCGACCTGCAGCTGGAGCACGAGAAGGGTGCCACGGCCACCACTAACAACAACCCATTCCTAT acgatgatgacgacgacgatcctCTGGGCTCGATCTTCTTCCCCAAGAGGCCCACCTTGCCAACGGTGCCCGTGCAACAGGCCCCGGCGGAGGAGCCGCAGCTCAGTTCCTCGTCCTCCAGCAGCCACGGCGACACGGGCCCACACGCCAGCGACGTCGGCGGGGCCCCGACGCAGGACGTCTCCACCAACTCCGGGCCAAGTGGCGCGCCGGCCCCGCCTCCCTGCTCCTCCTCGTTGAAACGCGCGACACCGGAAG CGTCGGAGTCGACGGAGGCGGAGTGCAGccagagcggcggcggcggcggcaagcgGCATAAGGCGACGCCGACGACGCGAGTCCTGTGCCCGTTCGCGGTGCTGAAGCCCGACGGGCTCGACGGCGGCGCCACGCTCGCGGACATCAACGCGCGCATCCTCATGCGGCCGGCGCGGCCCGTGCGCCACCCCGTTGGCGAGTTCGCATGCGCGCCGCGCGCGCTCGCCGTCGACGTGCCGGGCATCTCCGGCAGGGCCGTCTCGGGGTTCGCCAGGCTGCACACACCAGGACGAGGCACCATTACCATCATGAGGACGCGGGGATAG